One genomic region from Lujinxingia vulgaris encodes:
- a CDS encoding ABC transporter ATP-binding protein — protein sequence MPPDASSPTLNEKAPAVLARGLRRNFGEFVAVDGIDFEIERGECFGFLGPNGAGKTTTMRMIYRASPVDGGQLEVLGLDAASGDFDRQIKAQMGVVAQEDNLDTETTVRENLRVFCRFYGMSTAEANRRCDELLEFAGLVEKSDQRVQALSGGMKRRLMIARGLISRPRNVILDEPSTGLDPRARQNVWDGLARLREDNVTLVLTTHYMDEAERLCDRIAIMDQGRIVACDTPTGLIARCSAPQVIELSLRRGPLPDHARPFLERAQRVEHLRDRVLLYVESPEALVGDLTKNLPDHPAMVRRASLEDVFLELTGRGLED from the coding sequence ATGCCTCCTGACGCTTCATCTCCCACCCTGAACGAAAAAGCGCCGGCGGTGCTGGCGCGCGGCCTGCGTCGAAATTTTGGCGAGTTTGTGGCCGTCGACGGCATCGATTTTGAGATTGAGCGCGGGGAGTGTTTTGGTTTTCTGGGGCCGAACGGCGCGGGCAAGACGACCACGATGCGCATGATCTACCGGGCGTCTCCGGTGGACGGCGGCCAGCTGGAGGTGCTGGGGCTGGACGCGGCCAGCGGCGACTTCGACCGCCAGATCAAAGCGCAGATGGGCGTCGTCGCCCAGGAAGATAATCTGGATACCGAGACGACGGTGCGCGAAAACCTGCGGGTGTTTTGCCGCTTTTACGGCATGTCGACCGCCGAGGCGAACCGGCGCTGCGACGAGCTTTTGGAGTTTGCGGGCCTGGTTGAAAAATCCGACCAGCGGGTGCAGGCCCTCTCCGGGGGCATGAAGCGCCGGCTGATGATCGCGCGCGGGCTCATCAGCCGCCCCCGCAACGTGATTCTGGATGAGCCCTCCACCGGCCTCGATCCCCGCGCTCGCCAGAACGTCTGGGACGGCCTGGCGCGCCTGCGCGAAGACAACGTCACGCTTGTGCTCACGACGCACTACATGGACGAGGCCGAGCGCCTCTGCGACCGCATCGCCATCATGGACCAGGGGCGCATCGTGGCCTGCGACACCCCCACAGGCCTCATCGCCCGCTGCAGCGCCCCGCAGGTCATCGAGCTCAGCCTGCGCCGCGGGCCACTTCCCGACCATGCCCGGCCGTTCCTTGAGCGCGCGCAACGCGTGGAGCACCTGCGCGACCGCGTGCTCCTCTACGTGGAAAGTCCCGAAGCGCTGGTCGGCGACCTGACCAAAAACTTACCCGACCACCCGGCGATGGTGCGGCGCGCCTCCCTCGAAGATGTCTTTCTGGAGCTCACCGGCCGCGGCCTGGAGGATTAA
- a CDS encoding ABC transporter permease: protein MRLPGDIDLKMALAVWWRNATVYRRTWLKNILPNFFEPLLYLVGMGLGLGFYVGEGISGQDYIAFIGPGLLASAAMNGAVFEVTYNLFIKLNFDRLYDAYLCTPAQIQDVAAGELMWAVTRASIYGAGFLIVLAAMGLVGYPILTSPFALLMPFGVMLIGACFGLIGMWFSTFIRTIDLYSYFYTLFITPLFLFSGIFFPVERFPFGAEIAWCTPLYHGVHLMRGLATGELTPEVGVSVVWLVALSLILMAIVPGRMRRLVYG, encoded by the coding sequence ATGCGACTTCCCGGCGACATTGACCTGAAGATGGCCCTGGCGGTCTGGTGGCGAAACGCCACCGTGTACCGCCGCACCTGGCTCAAGAATATTCTGCCCAACTTTTTTGAACCCCTGCTTTATCTTGTGGGCATGGGGTTGGGGCTTGGGTTTTATGTGGGCGAGGGCATCAGCGGGCAGGATTATATCGCCTTTATCGGACCCGGTCTGCTGGCGTCGGCGGCGATGAACGGCGCGGTCTTCGAGGTGACCTACAACCTCTTTATCAAGCTCAACTTCGATCGCCTCTACGACGCCTACCTCTGCACGCCGGCCCAGATTCAGGATGTCGCCGCCGGCGAATTGATGTGGGCGGTGACCCGCGCCTCGATCTACGGCGCGGGATTTTTAATTGTGTTAGCTGCTATGGGTCTTGTGGGCTATCCGATTCTCACCAGCCCCTTTGCGCTTTTGATGCCTTTTGGCGTCATGCTCATCGGCGCGTGTTTTGGACTGATCGGGATGTGGTTTTCGACCTTTATTCGCACCATCGATCTCTACTCTTATTTCTACACGCTTTTCATCACGCCCCTCTTTTTGTTCTCGGGCATCTTCTTCCCGGTGGAGCGCTTTCCCTTCGGCGCGGAGATCGCCTGGTGCACACCGCTCTACCACGGCGTACACCTGATGCGGGGGCTGGCCACGGGCGAGTTGACCCCGGAGGTGGGTGTGAGTGTGGTGTGGCTTGTGGCCCTCTCGCTGATCCTGATGGCGATCGTGCCGGGGAGGATGCGGCGGCTTGTGTACGGCTGA